One Megalops cyprinoides isolate fMegCyp1 chromosome 17, fMegCyp1.pri, whole genome shotgun sequence DNA window includes the following coding sequences:
- the LOC118792606 gene encoding 40S ribosomal protein S29: protein MGHQQLYWSHPRKFGQGSRSCRVCSNRHGLIRKYGLNMCRQCFRQYAKDIGFVKLD, encoded by the exons ATGGGTCACCAGCAGCTCTACTGGAGTCACCCTCGAAAATTCGGCCAGGGATCTCGATCCTG CCGGGTATGCTCAAACAGACACGGTCTGATCCGTAAATACGGGCTCAACATGTGCCGCCAGTGTTTCCGACAGTATGCAAAAGACATCGGCTTCGTTAAG CTCGATTAG